GCGAGCCGGTCGGCACGTCGCGCCACCAGGACGAGGTCATGGTCGCCCGCCAGGAGACGGGCGTAGGCGGCGCCGATACCGGAGGAGGCGCCAGTGATCAAAGCAATGGTTCGAGTCATGAGGCTGATTATTGCTCAAACGCCGAGTCGATGCCAAACGTTTGATAGTAATAAAGCGTCGTACCCTTCCTCTGTGACTCGACACAACCCTGGGCGTTGCGCCGCGCGGAACTGGCGGTGCAGAGACTCAACGAGCAGCAGCTGCGCCCGCTGGGGCTGGCGGCCCCGCACTACACACTCCTGACTTCGGTGCACGCGACCCGGGGCTCACCGGCGCCGAGCTGGCCCGCCGCCTCCGCGTGACCCCCCAGGCCGCCACGCGAGCATCGCTGCGGGCGTTGCTCGACCCGGTGTCCGAGACGGTTCGCCGGCGCTGACCTCGCCGCGGCCCTCTCCGCGTGGCTGCCGTCGGACCAGGCGAGCCCGGCTCATATGCAGCTGACTTATGCATATCAGGCCGTTGACGTCTGAGCGGGTGCCGTATTCTCGCCGCGTGAGACACGATGACGAGCAGCCCATCGGTGCCGACGCACTGGAGCGAGTGACGTGGGCGCTTCGCAGGGCGGAGTGGGCGGTGCAGGCCCGCAAGGATCAGCGGCTGCGACCGCTGGGTATCGCGGCCGCGCAGTACACCCTGCTGATGAACATCCACAGCGACCCCGGCCTGACCGGCGCGGAACTGGCCCGCCGTCTGAACGTCACCCCGCAAGCCGTGGCCTCTCAGGTGGCCCGCCTGGAGGAGCGCGGTCACCTGGAACGCCGACCGCACCCGCGCCACCGCCATGTGCAGGAGCTGCACCTCACCGACGCCGGCCTCGACTCCCTGCGCGACGCCGACGCCGTGATCATGGGGATCGAACAGCTGATCGCCGCGAAGCTGGGGCCTCGGAAGACCGCACAGCTGAGGACGTTGCTCGACGAGGTGGCCGACGTGGTCCGCGAGGCATGAGCGGGTAAGCCTGCCGACCCTCGTCCCCCACGGACGAGCACCGGTTCGGTCGACAGAGCTGGATCGTGCGGAGCCGCCAAGAGCCCGGTGCCAGAACCGTCACCGGCAACCCGTCCCACCGGGCCGGCACCGTCGAGCTCGGCGCGGGTGAGGACGCCGCTTCCAACTCCGCCTCGGCCTCCGGTCCAGCTAGCACCGACGCCACCACGCAGCCCTGGACCATCAAGCCGACAGAAGACGCCGCATGCCTCCCTCACTCCGAGCCGATGGGCAGTCTTGTTCGATCACGTCGGGCGACGACGAGCGTCCCCCCACGGTCGCGGCCGGAGGCGGTGGCGTACCGCGGGCGTGGTACGGGCAGTGACCGCCGGAGGGCGACGCAAAAGGCTGCCTCCTGCAAGAACCTTGAGGCCTGAACAACCTGGAGGTTGATTGTGATCGAGGTGAACGGCCTCAGTAAGAGGTACGGGGACAAGCTCGCGGTCGACGCGCTGAGCTTCACCGTGCGTCCTGGAGTGGTGACGGGCTTTCTCGGGCCCAATGGGGCGGGCAAGTCGACGACGATGCGGATGGTCATGGGTCTGGACCGGCCGTCGTCCGGAACGGTCCGCGTCAACGGCCGCCCCTACGAGCAGCACAGGGCTCCGCTGCAGGAGATCGGGGCGCTGCTGGAGGCGAAGGCGATCCACCCCGGACGCTCGGCGTACAACCACCTGCTCGCGCTGGCGGCGAGCAACGGCATCGGCAAGCGGCGGGTGCTGGAGGTGATCGACATGGTGGGCCTGACGGAGGTGGCCCGCAAGCGGGCGGGCGGGTTCTCGCTGGGCATGGGGCAGCGGCTGGGCATCGCCTCGGCACTGCTCGGCGATCCGCAGATCGTCATGCTGGACGAGCCGGTCAACGGCCTCGATCCCGAAGGGGTGTTGTGGATCCGCAACCTTTTGAAGGGTCTCGCGGATCTGGGGCGGACCGTCTTCGTCTCCTCTCACTTGATGACCGAGATGGCGTTGATCGCCGAGGACCTCATTGTGATCGGGAAGGGCCGGCTGCTGTCCGCGGGCCCGCTGGCCGACTTCGTCGCCCAGTCGTCCAGCCGGAGCGTACGGGTGCAGTCACCGCAGGCCGCGCCCCTGCGTGAGCTGCTGGTGGGTGACGGCGTCGTGGTCACCAGCAGCCGGCCCGGCGTGCTGGAGGTCCAAGGGCTGGAGGCCGCAGAGATCGGCGAACGCGCCGCGGCCGCCGGGCTGGTGCTGCACGAGCTGTTCGTCCAGGAGGCGTCGCTGGAGGAGGCGTTCATGGAGCTGACCCGCGACTCCGTTGAATACCACGCCACCACCGCAGAGTTCGCCACCGCCGGAAGGACGAGCCGATGAGCACCACTGCCCTCGACACTCAGGACGCGCAGAAGACGGCCGGGCCCGCCGGGCGGCATGCGAATGACCAGCGGGTGACCTTTCCGCGGGTCGTCCACATGGAATGGATCAAACTGCGCTCGCTACGCTCGACGCTCTACACGCTGGCGATCACCGTGACCCTGGTCGTCGGCCTCGGGCTGCTGTTCAGCAGTGTGGTCGGCTCAGGAGACGGTCCCGATCAGAATGATTTCGGTGACCCCACCTCGATCAGCCTGGGCGGGGTGTTGCTCGCCTCGCTGGCCGTCGCGGTGCTCGGGGTGCTGATGAGTGCCGGCGAGTACGCCACCGGGTCCATCCGTGCCACGTTGGCCGCGGTCCCCTCACGCCTGCCTGTGCTGTGGGGCAAGGTGGCCGTCTTCGCCTTGGTGAGCTTCGTGCTCATGTTCCTCGCTGCCCTGGGAGCCTTCCTGGCCGGTCAGTCGATCCTGTCCTCTCGCGGTCTGGACACCGCCGCGCTGTCCGATCCAGGGGTGTTCCGGGCGCTTGCCGGCGCTGCCGTCTATCTGACCGGTGCCGGGCTGATCGGCTTGGCGGTCGGCGTCCTGCTGCGCAACACCGCCGGGGCGATCACCCTCGTGGTGGGCGCGCTGTTCGTGGTGCCGGGGCTGATCCAGCTTCTGCCGAGCAGTTGGAACGACGCCATCGGCCCGTACCTTCCGTCGAACGCGGCGGACGCGGTCATGGCGGTGCAAACGGCCGGTGACTCGCTGTCACCCGGATCCGGGCTCGTGGTGTACGCCGGTTACATTGTTGTGCTCCTGGCCGGTGCGGCCGTCCTGCTCAAGCGGCGCGACGCGTGAGCCCCATCGCCTCGGACATCCCTCCAACCCGCTCGTACGCTGTCAGGCCTGAGGCGGGTGGCCACATCTGTGCGAAACCGAGGACCTGTACTAAGGAACGGTGAAGCCGTGATCGGACCTGCGTCGCTGCGACGGGTCACCGGCGCGCACCCACGGTTGATCGACGCCGCCCTCGCCACCCTCGTGGGCGGTCTCGGCCTGCTGCCCCTGCTGTTCGGACGGTGGCCCGACGGCGTACGCCCCTCGGGTGCCGACGCCGTCGCCGCGGCGGCCGCGTTCCTGCTTCTGCTCGCCCGCCGCCGGGCACCGCTGCCCGTCCTGGCGCTGACCGTGCTCGGGGAGGTGGCCTTCACCGTCCTGGAGTCGTATCCGTCACGGGTGCTGAAGATCGCCGCGTTGATCGCGGTCTACACCGTGGCCCGAACGGTCCGCCGGCGGATCGCCCTGATCGCCGTCACGGGCACAGCCCTCTCCCTGTACGCCGTCATCACCTACTCGACGGATTCGGCCACCGGCCCGGAGGCCGGCGCCGTGTTCGCCTGGACCGGGATGTTCGCCGCCGTCGGGGCCACCGTACGCACCTGGCACGCCTACGCCGCCGCGATGGAGGAGCGAGCTCTACGGGCGGAGGCGACCAAGGAAGAAGAGGCCCGCCGCCGGGTCGCCGAGGAGCGGCTGCGCATCGCGCGGGAGCTCCACGACGTGATCGCCCACCACATCGCCCTGATCACCATTCAGGCCGGGCTGGCCGATCGTTTCCTGCGAGGCCGGCCGGATCAGGCCGAGGTGGCGCTCGGCCACATCCGTGACGCCGGCCGCACGGTCCTGGACGAACTGGGCCCGCTGCTGCACGTACTGCGACAGTCCGGCGACGAGACGGACGAGGCCCCGCCGACCGACCCCGTGCCCGGCCTGTCCCGCCTCGGAGCGCTTCTCGAATCGCTGGCCGCGGCCGGGCTGAGCGTCCGCCATCGGCAGACCGGCCACCCGCGCCCCCTGCCGACCGCCATCGACCTGGCCGCCTACCGCGTCATCCAGGAAGGGCTGACCAACGCCCACAAACACGGCGCGACCGCTGAGGCGGACCTGCTCGTCGACTACGGGCCCGACGAACTGTGCATCCACATCACCAACCTGCCGCACCTCGGCTCGCCCCCGGTGTCGGCCGCTACCGGCACCGGCCACGGACTGACGGGCATGCGCGAGCGCGCCCACGCGGTCGGCGGCAGCCTTCGTGCGGCAGCGGACGCCGACGGTCGTTTCCTCCTCGCCGTGCGTCTACCGCTGCCCGTAGCCGGACCACCGACCGACACCCGCGCATCAGATCGGTCCGGCACCGCCCTGCGCGCTACCGCCGCTGAGGGAAGACTGGGATGACCATCCGCGTTCTGCTCGCCGACGACCAGGCCCTCGTCCGCACCAGCTTCCGCATGCTCATCGAGTCGGAGCCGGACATGGAGGTGGTCGGAGAGGCTGCGACGGGTGAGGAGGCGGTCAGGCTGGCCCGCAGCACGTGTGCCGACGTCGTGCTGATGGACATCCGGATGCCCGACATGGACGGTCTCGCCGCCACCCGCGCCATCTCGGCGGACGAGGACCTCGCGGGCGTACGGGTACTGATCCTGACGACCTTCGAGGCCGACGAGCACGTCTTCCAGGCGCTGCGTGCCGGGGCCAGCGGGTTCCTGGGAAAAAGTGTGGACCTCTCCTACCTCCTCGACGCCGTCCGGCTGGTCGCCCGCGGTGAAGCGCTGCTGTCACCCAGGGCGACCAAGGCACTCATCGCCCACTACCTCACCACGCCCGACATGACGAGCACTCCGGCCCCGGAGCTGACGAGCCTGACCGTACGCGAGCGCCAAGTGCTCGCCCTCGTGGCCGGCGGCCTCTCCAACGACGCCATCGCCGAACAGCTCCACATCTCGCCCTCGACCGCCAAGACCCATGTGAACCGCATCATGGCCAAGCTCGACGTCCGCGCCCGCGCCCAACTGGTCGTGGTCGCCTACCAGACCGGCTACGCCCACCCCAGCGCATGACCGGCTGAGGCGTACCGGCAAGTTGCCCGACCGTGCAGCCAACCGCCTCCAGGGTCAGACCGCCGGCGCCAGGCCGGGCAGGGGCTGTGCGGGACGGTGGATGGGGCCGGTGCCGTGCGACAGAGGCCGGCCCGTGCCGCGGTTGGTGTGGGCGATGATCTCCGCCGTGATGGAGACCGCTGTCTCCTCGGGAGTACGGGCGCCGATGTCCAGGCCGATCGGTGAGTGCAGACGGGCCAACTGGTCCTGCGAGACGCCGGCTTCCCGGAGCAGGTCGATGCGGTGCTCGTGTGTCCGTCGCGAGCCCATGGCGCCGACGTAGCCGAGAGGGAGGGTCAGTGCCAGACGCAGGAGAGGAATGTCGAACTTGGCGTCGTGGGTGAGCACGCAGACGGCGGTGCGGGCGTCGGTCCCGGTGGCGGCCAGGTAGCGGTGGGGCCAGTCGACGACGACTTCGTCGGCGTACGGGAATCGGGCGGGGGTGGTGAAGACGGGGCGGGCGTCGCAGACGGTGACCGAGAAGCCGAGGAAGTGGCCGGCCCGGCTGAGGGCGGAGGCGAAGTCGACGGCACCGAAGATCAGCATGCGGGGGCGGGATGCGTGGGTGTGGACGAGCACGCCCAGCCGTTCGGGGCAGGTGTCGGCGTCACCACCGACCTCGATGCGGGCTGTGCGGCCCGCCCGCAGGAGCGCGCGGGCATGCGCCACGACCGCCCGGTCCTGGCTGGCTTCGCCGAGAGTGCCGTCGTGGGGACCCGCGTCGGGAACGTGGAGCGTCCTGCCGACGAACTCGTCGGGGCCGTCGACGACCTGGGCCACGGCCGTGGGGTGCCCCGCCAGCACGGCGTCGAGGGCGGCGCCGAGCTGGGGCTCGGCGGCGGGGTCCACACGCTGTACCAGGACCTCGATCTCGCCGCCGCAGGTCAGTCCCACGGCGAAAGCATCGTCGTCGGAGTAACCGAAGCGGGCGCGAGCCGCCGGCCCGCCGTGTGCGAGGACGTGTTGGCACAGTTCGTAGACCGCCGCTTCGACACAGCCGGCGGAGATGCTGCCAACGGCGGTGCCGTCCGTGTCGACGGCGAGGGCGGTGCCGACGGGCAGGGGCGCACTCCCACTGACGTCGACAGCGGTGGCGAGGGCGAAGGGGCGGGCCTCGCGGCACCACGTGCGCAATGTGTCCGCGATGTTCAGCATGGCGGGCTTTCCGTGAGGTGACGGGCTTCGGGGAACCGCCGCCGCGCCCTAGGGGAGGAGGACGCGGCGGCGGCCGCTGGTGCGGGCGGTGTGGCGTAGTACGCCGTTGTACCGCCGGAAGTGCCCCGGTGGCCGGTGGCGGACCGGTCACCCGGGTGCTCAGAGCAGGGCTTCGGCGGTGATGGGCAGTTCGCGGATGCGGCGGCCGGTGGCGTTGAACACCGCGTTGGCGATGGCGGGCGCCACTCCGACGATGACGATCTCGCCGAGTCCCTTGACGCCGATGGGGTCGGCTTCGCGGTCCTCCCCGTCGATGAAGATCGCCTTGAGGTCGTGGATGTCGGCGTGGCTCGGCACGAGGTAGTCGGCGAAGTTCGCGTTGACGATCCGGCCGTCGCGGTGGTCGGTGACCGTGTGCTCGAGGAGGGCCTGACCGATCCCGCCGGTCATGGCACCGATGGCCTGGCTGTCGGCGAGCCTCGGGTTGATGATCCGGGCGGCGTCGTACACGCCCACCATGCGCCGCACCCGTACCAGGCCGAGGCGGGCGTCGACGGCCACCTCGGCGAAGATCGCGGAGTAGGCGTAGAGAGAGAACTTCTCCGGTTCCGGCGCCCCCGCGTACGAGCCGAGCACTTCGAGGTGCGTCCGGTCGTTGCGGGCCAGGAGCCGCTGGTAGGTCTCCCCGCGAGCGGGCTCGTCCTTCACATACAGCCGACCGCCTCGTACGACGATGTCGGCGGCATCGGCCCCGTACAGCGGTGATCCCTCGTCCTTGACCGCGAGCGTGATCGCCTGCGTGCGCAGCTTGTCGCAACCGTCCTGAACGGCGGATCCGACACTGGCCATGGTCATCGAGCCTGCGTGGACGGGGGCCGGGGGCATGAGGGAGTCCCCCAGCCGGAAGGTCACCTGGCGCATGGTCAGGCCGAGGGCGTCGGCGGCGACCTGGCTCATGGACGTGGCCGTGCCGGGACCCATGTCGCTGGTGGAGGACTGCACCAGGGCGGTGCCGTCGGCGTCGAGGCGGACCGAGGCCTGGGCCCGGCTGCGCGCGGTGTCGTAGACACCGGCGGCCATGCCCATCCCGATGAGCCAGTCGCCCTCCCGCGTCGAGCGGGGCTCGGGGTTGCGCCGGTGCCAGCCGAACTCGCGAGCCCCCACGCGGTAGCAGTCGCGCAGGCGGCGGGTGGAGAACGGCAGATTGCTGGACTCGTCGTCGGACGGTTCGTTGCGCAACCGCAGCTCGATCGGGTCCACGCCCAGTTCGTGGGCGAGTTCGTCCATGGCCGACTCGACGGGGTAGGCGCCGCTGGCATAGCCGGGGCCGCGCATGAACCACGGCGTGCTCACGTCCAGCGGGACGTGGTCATAGGCCTGGCGGACGTTGGGCGTGCTGTAAAGCATCTGGCCGGGGACGAGAACGCTTTCGCTGTAGGTCTCGTAGCGGGAGGACTCGGCGCGGACGTCGTGCGTCGACGCGGTCAGGCGGCCCTGTCGGTCGGCGCCCACGCGCAGTTCGTACTCGTACGCGGGCCGGAATCCCACGGCGAAGTACATCTGCCGGCGGGTGAGGACGAGCTTCACCGGGCGTTTCACCTCGCGCGCGGCCATGGCCGCGATGACGGAGTGCACCCAGGTGCGGGCGGCGTTGCCGAAGGCGCCGCCGACGAACGGCGAGATGACGCGGATGTTGGTCGGCGGGATGCCGAACTCGCCGGACAGGGTGAACACGGTGCCCTGCACGTACTGGGTCTTCTCCCAGACGGTCAGCCGGTCGCCGTCCCAGCGGGCGACGATGCCGGCCGGTTCCATCGGGTTGTGGTGGTTGCGGGCCGTCCGGTACGTGCCCTCCAGCCGGACAGCGGCGGAGTCCAGGGCCCCGTCGGCGTCGCCGCGTGCATAGGTCTGGGTTTCGCCGGCGGCCTCGGCTTCGCTCAGATCGGTCGAGGAGGTCTCGGTGGCGTAGGAGACCTTCACCAGGCTCGCGGCGTGCTGCGCGCTCTCCAGTGTGGTCGCCACCGCGACCGCGACCGGCTGTCCGAAGAACTGGACCCGGTCGTCCTGGAAGGCGCGCAGCGGCTTGCCCGGCGGGAACCGCCCTTCGACGGGCGGCAGCTTGGGCGCGTTGAGGTGGCTGATCACCTTCAGGACGCCGGGCTGGGCTTCGGCGGCGCGGGTGTCGACGCCCGTGATCCGGCCGCGGCCGATGCTGCTTTCCACGATGACCGCGTGCACGACTCCGTCGGGGCTGTTGTCGGCGGCGTACTTCGCACCCCCGGTCACCCTCAGCCGTGCGTCGACCCGGGGCAGCCCCGCACCGACTGCTGCCTGCGGCTGACTCATTGGATGCCTCCTACGATGCGCAGCTGGCGCTCGACGGTGCGTTTGAGCAGTTCGGGCTTGAAGCGGTTGTGGGCGAGGGGGTGGGCCCCGTCGGCCGCGTGCTCGGCGGCCTCGGCCCACAGCCGGTCGGAGGGGCGTTCACCGACGAGGTGGCTTTCGACGGCGGGCAGTTTCCACGGCACGGTGCCCACACCGCCGGCGGCCACTTTCGCCTCGCGGATGACGCCGCCGCGGATGTGCAGCGCGACCGCGGCCGAGGTGAGCGCGAACTCGTAGGACTGACGGTCGCGCACTTTCAGGTAGCCGGACTTCAGCGGACGCGCATGGGCCGGGATCTCCACAGCGGTGATCAACTCGCCTTTGCGCAGGGCCTGTTCGCGGTTCGGCGTGCTGCCCGGCCGGAGCAGGAAGTCGGCGAAGGGGACACGGCGTTCCCCGTCCGGGCCCAGCAGGTGCACCGTCGCCTCCAGCGCCGCGAAGGCCACGGCGGCGTCGGAGGGATGGGTGGCCACGCAGTGGTCGGAGGTGCCGAGGATCGGGTGGCTGCGGTTGTATCCGTGCAGGGCGGCGCATCCGGAGCCGGGCTCGCGCTTGTTGCAGGCGGCGGTCACGTCCCGGAAGTACGTGCACCGGGTGCGCTGCATGATGTTGCCGCCGATCGTCGCCATGTTCCGCAACTGGGCCGACGCGCTCAGCTCCAGCGCCTCGGAGATGACGGGATACAGGACACGCACCTTGGGGTGGGCGGCGGCCTCGGCCATGCTGACCAGGGCGCCGATGCGCAGGCCCCCGCGCCCGGTGACGGTGACCTCGCGCAGCGGCAGGGTGCTGATGTCGACCAGCGAGCCGGGGCGTTCGACGGTCTCGCGCATCAGGTCGACGAGTGTGGTGCCGCCGGCGATGTAACGCCCGCCGCGCCGACCCGCGTTGAGGGCCTCACGCATGTCCGCGGCTTTGGTGTAGGTGAAGGGATACATGGAGCGCGGTCCTCACTTCCGGCCGGCGGCCTGCTCGACCGCCCGCTCGATCTTCACGTAGCAGCCGCAGCGGCAGAGGTTGCCGCTCATCCACTCCCGGATCTCCTCCGGCGAACTGGTGTGACCCTCCTGGATGCATCCGACGCCGGACACGATCTGCCCCGACGTGCAGAAGCCGCACTGGAAGGCGTCCTGGTCGATGAACGCCTGCTGCAGCGGGTGGAGCCGGTCGCCCTGTGCCAGGCCCTCGATCGTGGTGACCTCGGCGCCCTCCAGTCGCACGGCGAGCGTCAGGCAGGAATTGACCCGGCGTCCGTCGACCAGGACCGTACAGGCGCCGCAGGCACCGGCGTTGCAGCCCTTCTTCGAACCGCTCAGGTCGAGATGCTCGCGCAACAGGTCCAGCAGCGAGGTGCGGTTGTCGACCGTGACCGTGTGCCGGACCCCGTTGACCGTCAGGGACAGGCGGCTGCCTGCCGGGCCCTCGGCGGCGAGCGCGGACGGCGACGCGATCAGGCCGCCTGCCACAGCGGCTCCTCCGACAACGGTCGTCGTGGCGATGAAGGTACGCCGGGTGGGTGGTGGTGTGGGGGGCTCGCCGGAGGGAGTCACCGCTTGGGGGGAACGTTCGGTGGACATGTCCACTCTCCCTTGGTGGGGGTACGGGTGGTGGTCACGGGCGTATCGATGGCCAAGCCGTACCGCGAAGGCTCGGACGGACTGCCGTTCCCACCGGCGGGATGGCAGGCAGGGGATGGGTGGTGCCGCCGGACAGCAGGGCTCATTCGGCTCCCATAGGTGCGTCGAGCGCGGCACACCCGTCTTTCAGGACCGTCACCGCCTGCCGAGGAGCCGTCGGTAAACAAGGCCAGGGTTCGGTGCACCTGCCCAGCATTAACCTCTTGATTCACAACAAGCAAGCCTCATTGCATCAAGCACCTTTACACTGACCTTCTCCAATGGCTCGGCGCCCCTGTCCAGACCAGGGGCCGTTCGGGTAGAAGGCGGTGAGGCCGGTCTGCCAGGAGACCCACACGCGACTGTTCGACTCCCTGATCAAACGGTTCGAGCGGCAGCCCGCCGGAGTGAAAGGGCGGCAGCGTCCCGGCGTTCGAGCACCATCCGCGACTTCGACGAGCTGAACTCGTCGTCTGCTCCGGCCGGCAGTGGAACCGAATCCGCGCCAGCGGTTGATGGAGGAAAGGCCCATGCCTCACGCGCGCGAGCCAGGACGCACCGTCAGCTCTCGACTGTGGGATCTGCTGTTCTCCTTCGACCCCAGCCACACCGAGCTGACACTCGCCGACCTGGTCCGACGTACCGGCATGCCGCACGCCACCGCCAGGCGCCTGACCCTCGAACTTGTGGCGGCAGGCGCGCTGGAACGCACCAGAGACAACCGCTTCGCGATCGGCCTGCCGCTGTGGCGCCTCGGGACCCTCGCACCACGCGCCGAGACGCTGCGCAGTGCCGCGCAGCCGTTCGTGGAGGACCTGTACACCGCTCTTCGCCAGCATGTGCAGCTGGCTGTCCTCCAGGGCAACCAGGCCGTGATCATCGAGCGGTTGTCGGCCGTCAACGCCGTCGGCCTGACGTCACAGATCGGCGGCCAGTTGCCCCTGCACTGCTCGGGAGTTGGCAAGGTGCTGCTGAGCCACAGCAGTGCGGCCTTCATCGATGAGGTGCTGGCGGGCAGGCTGCAACGCTTCACTCCCAGAACGATTGTGGATCCGGCCGAACTCCGGCGCGAACTGGCGTCCTGTCGCTCGACCGGAACGGTCGTCGTCAAGGAAGAGCTGAGCGAAGCGGCCGAGTCGGTCGCGACGCGCATCGTCGACGGCCGCGGCAACGTCGTCGCGGCCCTCTCCGTCGTGGTGGCCGCGGGCTCGATCAAACTGCAGGCGGCCGTTCCCACGCTGGTCGCGAGCGGACTGGGACTGTCCAGGAGCCTCGGCTGGAAGCCGGGCATCCCCATCCACAGCTCTTAACCCTTCGGGGGACGAGGAAACCGGCACGTGGCGCGATGAACCAGGGCCTCGACGGTGGGGGCCATGGGGCTGCTCGGCGCGGTGGCCAACTCGCCGAGCGGCGACAACGTCTTGGGAGTGCCCCCGACAATCTGCCTGCCCCTGCCGCCCCGCGTCGTCGCACCCGGCTTCCCGTCATGCGCGTCCGACCCGTTTCAGGCGACTGCCCCTTGAGAGCGGGCGATGGGCACGATGCTCCACCAGGTGACGCAGCGCAGGCACCACTCCAAGGGCCCGTAGCGGTACCGGCGCAGCCACCAGTGGCTGAGGACGGCCTGTACCGCGAGGATCCCCGCTGCCAGCAGCATGGCGGTGCCCCAGCGCGCGGAATCCTTGAGGCCGAGCAGCGGGGTGGCCGCGGTGACGGCGAGTGTGGCGGTGAAGTAGTTGGTCAGTGCCATCCGGCCGAGCGGTTCCAGGACCGCCGACAACGGGCGGCCGAGCCGTGTGCGTAGCAGGAGCAGCAGGGCGGTGGCGTAGGCGAGGGCGCCGAGCAGTCCGGCTTCGGCGGCGATGCGGGTGGCGAACGGCCCGAGCGTCGGATAAGTGTACTGGCACCACACCGCGGCGGCGGCTGCCGGGGCCGCCAGGGCGAGAACGGCGGCCAGTTGGCCGGTGCGGCGGTCCAGGGTGTGGGCAATGCCGAGGCGGGCGACCGCCAGGCCGAGCAGGAACAGGCCCGGGATGCTGAGGATTCCGCCGCTGGCCACGGTGACCGAAGCGACGGTGCCCAGCAGGCCGCCGGTCAGCACCAGCCACGTCGGCAGCCAGGTGGCCGGCAGCAGGATGACGAGTCCGACGATCGCGTACGGAGCCAGCGCCTCACCGGGCTGGAGGAGTTGGTGGGCGGCGCCGAGCAGGCCCAGGGCGACCAGGCGGCGCGCCAGGAGCAGGCGGGGGCGGTCCGACCGCTGGGAGGCGCTGTCCAGGAAGATCGCGAAGCTGAGCCCGAAGAGGAAGCAGAAGATCGGGAAGAAGCGTTCCTGGACGAACAGGTCGAGGAACTTTGCGATGGGGTACCAGTGGTAGGCGCTGTCCGTCGGGTTCATGGGCGTGATCTGGTTGATGTTCACCAGGAGGATGCCGCAGAGCGCGAAGCCGCGTAGGGCGTCGAGGGCGGTGATCCGCCGTGCGGCTTCCTGTCGGGGCGCCGCAGCCGGAGCTGGTGCCGTGTCGCCGAGCACCGGAGTCGTGAGATTCATGAGGCTCACGATGCTGCCGAGTGGCGGCTGGTCGCTTCGGCCACAAGGCCGATCGGCTTCGGCCCCAGGGCCGATCTTTCCGCCTGGGGCCCAGCCGCGGCGACGGTTCCGAGGGAGTCCCGAGACCCGTTCCCGAGGCGGACCCGTGCGGAGCGATAGTGAAAATTCCGCAGCGCGGCGGAGCAGGCCCTGGGCGCGGTGGCGGTCCAGGACGGAGGGGGCCGCGGTGATGCCCGCGGAAGCGATCCCGGTTGACGGACGCGCTCGGTTCCGGTGGCCGGGAACTGACCGAGCACGAGGGACATCGTCGCGATCCAGCGGGTCGGAGCCCTCGGGCACAGTGACGGTGACCTGGAGGCCGTTCTCGCCGCGCCGCTCATAGCGACCCGGACCAGTCGGTGTCGCCGCCGGCAGTGAGCGCCTCACCGAAACACGGCACCGTCGACCGTGGCCAGGGCCC
Above is a window of Streptomyces sp. NBC_00490 DNA encoding:
- a CDS encoding xanthine dehydrogenase family protein molybdopterin-binding subunit, translated to MSQPQAAVGAGLPRVDARLRVTGGAKYAADNSPDGVVHAVIVESSIGRGRITGVDTRAAEAQPGVLKVISHLNAPKLPPVEGRFPPGKPLRAFQDDRVQFFGQPVAVAVATTLESAQHAASLVKVSYATETSSTDLSEAEAAGETQTYARGDADGALDSAAVRLEGTYRTARNHHNPMEPAGIVARWDGDRLTVWEKTQYVQGTVFTLSGEFGIPPTNIRVISPFVGGAFGNAARTWVHSVIAAMAAREVKRPVKLVLTRRQMYFAVGFRPAYEYELRVGADRQGRLTASTHDVRAESSRYETYSESVLVPGQMLYSTPNVRQAYDHVPLDVSTPWFMRGPGYASGAYPVESAMDELAHELGVDPIELRLRNEPSDDESSNLPFSTRRLRDCYRVGAREFGWHRRNPEPRSTREGDWLIGMGMAAGVYDTARSRAQASVRLDADGTALVQSSTSDMGPGTATSMSQVAADALGLTMRQVTFRLGDSLMPPAPVHAGSMTMASVGSAVQDGCDKLRTQAITLAVKDEGSPLYGADAADIVVRGGRLYVKDEPARGETYQRLLARNDRTHLEVLGSYAGAPEPEKFSLYAYSAIFAEVAVDARLGLVRVRRMVGVYDAARIINPRLADSQAIGAMTGGIGQALLEHTVTDHRDGRIVNANFADYLVPSHADIHDLKAIFIDGEDREADPIGVKGLGEIVIVGVAPAIANAVFNATGRRIRELPITAEALL
- a CDS encoding (2Fe-2S)-binding protein — its product is MSTERSPQAVTPSGEPPTPPPTRRTFIATTTVVGGAAVAGGLIASPSALAAEGPAGSRLSLTVNGVRHTVTVDNRTSLLDLLREHLDLSGSKKGCNAGACGACTVLVDGRRVNSCLTLAVRLEGAEVTTIEGLAQGDRLHPLQQAFIDQDAFQCGFCTSGQIVSGVGCIQEGHTSSPEEIREWMSGNLCRCGCYVKIERAVEQAAGRK
- a CDS encoding FAD binding domain-containing protein — its product is MYPFTYTKAADMREALNAGRRGGRYIAGGTTLVDLMRETVERPGSLVDISTLPLREVTVTGRGGLRIGALVSMAEAAAHPKVRVLYPVISEALELSASAQLRNMATIGGNIMQRTRCTYFRDVTAACNKREPGSGCAALHGYNRSHPILGTSDHCVATHPSDAAVAFAALEATVHLLGPDGERRVPFADFLLRPGSTPNREQALRKGELITAVEIPAHARPLKSGYLKVRDRQSYEFALTSAAVALHIRGGVIREAKVAAGGVGTVPWKLPAVESHLVGERPSDRLWAEAAEHAADGAHPLAHNRFKPELLKRTVERQLRIVGGIQ
- a CDS encoding IclR family transcriptional regulator, which encodes MPHAREPGRTVSSRLWDLLFSFDPSHTELTLADLVRRTGMPHATARRLTLELVAAGALERTRDNRFAIGLPLWRLGTLAPRAETLRSAAQPFVEDLYTALRQHVQLAVLQGNQAVIIERLSAVNAVGLTSQIGGQLPLHCSGVGKVLLSHSSAAFIDEVLAGRLQRFTPRTIVDPAELRRELASCRSTGTVVVKEELSEAAESVATRIVDGRGNVVAALSVVVAAGSIKLQAAVPTLVASGLGLSRSLGWKPGIPIHSS
- a CDS encoding DUF418 domain-containing protein, translating into MNLTTPVLGDTAPAPAAAPRQEAARRITALDALRGFALCGILLVNINQITPMNPTDSAYHWYPIAKFLDLFVQERFFPIFCFLFGLSFAIFLDSASQRSDRPRLLLARRLVALGLLGAAHQLLQPGEALAPYAIVGLVILLPATWLPTWLVLTGGLLGTVASVTVASGGILSIPGLFLLGLAVARLGIAHTLDRRTGQLAAVLALAAPAAAAAVWCQYTYPTLGPFATRIAAEAGLLGALAYATALLLLLRTRLGRPLSAVLEPLGRMALTNYFTATLAVTAATPLLGLKDSARWGTAMLLAAGILAVQAVLSHWWLRRYRYGPLEWCLRCVTWWSIVPIARSQGAVA